In the genome of Halapricum salinum, one region contains:
- a CDS encoding flippase activity-associated protein Agl23, with amino-acid sequence MADSPSDQRPDPREAFADALPFWLQGPNGVVAAVVCVAVLALVARLTLLGARPAHFDEARVAYWALYALEDGHFAYRSIIHGPFIQHVDRWLFGLVGASDFTMRLPVALVGGLFPLSALLFRDRLRSEETVALALFLAFNPVLLYYSRFMRSDVLVAAFMFTALGMLVRLVDRRKPRYLYGAALFLMLGVASKENSVLYPLTWAGALTLVAGLRWLGIGTLVHDRLLNRPEFEWTGIDWPFGWVSTLRTRVRTLRNDPDERRHALRFVGHGVAAVALFGFLWLFMFAPRGDGLDGMRTNPLGSPSVGLWEAVGDPGKWPALFDATYSQFASEYPAWGDRADGLAFEAYRDRLESAVFDGLIETSAALILLAVAGVVREWYSAEGRRPLVFFLCFAGAASVVGYPAALSIGGGWKWNNIHILVPLAIPAAVGLGVFYRWGRDALAENDPIDVGLTSLILLLIVASVAWSGATHVYTNPQHESNELVQFAQPHDDLDPMLETLEEASDSEGLDAIVYSESGEWEEIGHASLLNNQGIDNYWNVRPTCTDLGVFLPAHWHFQQAGVNATCDYQPEAFKQRVTEKNVPVVVTKVRDDTVPREWLRERFTHVGNFSMRYTDRADPTLEVWSRVDEN; translated from the coding sequence ATGGCTGACTCCCCGTCGGATCAGCGTCCTGACCCCCGCGAGGCGTTCGCCGACGCGCTCCCGTTCTGGCTTCAGGGGCCGAACGGTGTCGTCGCCGCGGTGGTCTGTGTCGCCGTCCTCGCACTGGTCGCCCGGCTGACCCTGCTGGGAGCGCGTCCGGCCCACTTCGACGAGGCTCGCGTCGCCTACTGGGCGCTGTACGCGCTCGAAGACGGTCACTTCGCCTATCGATCGATCATCCACGGGCCGTTCATCCAGCACGTCGACCGCTGGCTGTTCGGACTCGTCGGAGCCAGCGACTTCACGATGCGGCTGCCGGTCGCGCTCGTCGGCGGCCTCTTTCCGTTGTCGGCGCTACTCTTTCGTGATCGCCTCCGCAGCGAGGAGACTGTCGCACTGGCACTGTTTCTGGCGTTCAATCCCGTCCTGCTGTACTACTCGCGGTTCATGCGCAGCGACGTGCTGGTGGCGGCGTTCATGTTCACGGCACTGGGGATGCTCGTCCGATTGGTCGACCGTCGCAAACCCAGGTATCTCTACGGCGCGGCGTTGTTCCTGATGCTGGGGGTCGCCTCCAAGGAGAACTCGGTGCTGTACCCCCTCACGTGGGCCGGCGCGCTCACACTCGTCGCCGGACTCAGGTGGCTCGGCATCGGGACGCTCGTCCACGATCGACTGTTGAATCGCCCCGAATTCGAGTGGACGGGGATCGACTGGCCGTTCGGGTGGGTATCGACGCTCCGGACACGAGTTCGGACCCTCCGAAACGATCCCGACGAGAGACGACACGCGCTCCGCTTCGTCGGCCACGGAGTCGCGGCGGTCGCGCTGTTCGGGTTTCTCTGGCTGTTCATGTTCGCACCCCGCGGCGACGGCCTCGATGGAATGCGGACGAACCCCCTGGGGTCGCCCTCGGTGGGGCTGTGGGAGGCAGTCGGTGATCCCGGGAAGTGGCCGGCGCTGTTCGACGCCACGTACTCGCAGTTCGCCAGCGAGTATCCGGCGTGGGGCGACAGGGCGGACGGACTCGCGTTCGAGGCGTATCGAGATCGCCTCGAATCGGCCGTGTTCGACGGCCTGATCGAGACGTCTGCGGCGCTGATCTTGCTGGCGGTTGCGGGCGTCGTCCGTGAGTGGTACAGTGCCGAGGGGAGACGGCCACTCGTGTTCTTCCTCTGCTTCGCGGGGGCCGCGTCAGTGGTCGGATACCCAGCGGCACTGTCGATCGGCGGCGGCTGGAAGTGGAACAACATCCACATCCTCGTCCCGCTTGCAATCCCGGCCGCGGTCGGCCTGGGCGTGTTCTATCGCTGGGGGCGCGACGCCCTCGCCGAGAACGACCCGATCGACGTGGGACTGACCTCGCTGATCCTGCTGTTGATCGTCGCGTCGGTGGCCTGGAGCGGGGCCACCCACGTCTACACTAACCCCCAGCACGAGAGTAACGAACTCGTGCAGTTCGCCCAGCCACACGACGACCTCGATCCGATGCTGGAGACGCTCGAGGAGGCGTCCGACTCCGAGGGCTTGGACGCGATCGTCTACAGCGAATCCGGCGAGTGGGAGGAGATCGGCCACGCCTCTCTGCTCAACAACCAGGGGATCGACAACTACTGGAACGTCAGGCCGACGTGCACGGACCTCGGCGTGTTCCTACCCGCACACTGGCACTTCCAGCAAGCGGGCGTCAACGCGACGTGTGACTATCAGCCCGAGGCCTTCAAACAGCGAGTGACCGAGAAGAACGTCCCGGTCGTCGTGACGAAAGTCCGTGACGACACGGTCCCGCGGGAGTGGCTCCGCGAGCGATTCACCCACGTCGGCAACTTCAGTATGCGCTACACCGACCGGGCGGACCCGACCCTGGAAGTGTGGTCGCGCGTCGACGAAAACTGA
- a CDS encoding flippase activity-associated protein Agl23, giving the protein MESAPDESSPLQRRLSRLAARIPAPLRQRDPVVGAVVAIVLFALAVRLVWLGHRAAHWDEARVAYWILRYQETGALAYRPIIHGPFVHHVTQPLFALFGPSDFLARLPVAIVGGLFPLSALLFREHLRDHETVIFAFLLGTNSILLYYSRFLRSDVLVAAFMITALGFFVRTYDTRNPRYLYPAALFLGFGIASKENALIYIVTWLGATGLLLVTALLRPRQSTSRRALVRNTLSAGVGRLRARDRGVKRFVGHTIGAGIFLYAVWLFLFAPRGAAMVYYPLSPAQEEMIGTISLGDALARPWKLPELAWNTGNYWINQYPMWTDKAISTGEDTTILERYEKFAPDYFEVLGEYALPTLLFAGLGTARAMLGGLAAVFGPLRERFPLDPPRNLVLFGGYAGFASVIGYPAGLDIFGPWNASHPVVILAIPAAAGLGTVYRWGRESVREHDDLQAIAAGLVLVVVLGHVLATAAGAAYVADTDWNDNGLIQYGQPADDFREEVDRLDRVAAQNEGVDVLVYGSYFSGSSSSDFLPSCIGWFDSLPMSWYLHKSGANVTCIESSAELGTIEDDMPPVVLTRADDVAGLQESVSGSEYTVFRIRTYNSETVLLFDESAIDRGG; this is encoded by the coding sequence ATGGAATCGGCCCCCGACGAATCGTCGCCCCTCCAGCGGCGCCTCAGTCGCCTCGCAGCGCGGATTCCAGCGCCGCTCCGCCAGCGCGATCCCGTCGTCGGCGCGGTCGTCGCGATCGTCTTGTTCGCGCTGGCGGTACGGCTGGTCTGGCTCGGCCACCGGGCCGCCCACTGGGACGAGGCGCGGGTCGCCTACTGGATCCTCCGGTATCAGGAGACCGGCGCACTGGCCTATCGCCCGATCATCCACGGGCCGTTCGTCCACCACGTCACACAGCCGCTGTTCGCGCTGTTCGGGCCGAGTGACTTCCTCGCGAGACTTCCGGTCGCGATCGTCGGAGGTCTCTTCCCCCTCTCGGCGCTGCTCTTTCGCGAGCACCTGCGCGATCACGAGACGGTTATCTTCGCGTTCCTCCTCGGGACGAACTCGATCCTGCTGTATTACTCGCGATTCCTCCGTAGCGACGTCCTCGTCGCGGCCTTCATGATCACTGCGCTCGGCTTTTTCGTCCGGACCTACGACACCCGGAATCCACGATATCTCTACCCGGCGGCGCTCTTTCTGGGATTCGGGATCGCCTCGAAGGAGAACGCGCTGATCTACATCGTGACGTGGCTCGGTGCGACGGGCCTCCTGCTGGTGACGGCACTCCTCAGGCCGCGACAGTCCACGAGCCGACGGGCGCTCGTTCGGAACACCCTCTCGGCAGGTGTCGGGCGGCTCCGCGCTCGCGACCGCGGTGTCAAACGCTTCGTGGGCCACACCATCGGCGCTGGTATCTTTTTGTACGCAGTCTGGCTGTTCCTGTTCGCACCTCGAGGTGCGGCCATGGTGTATTACCCACTCTCTCCGGCCCAGGAGGAGATGATCGGCACGATATCGCTGGGTGACGCACTGGCTCGGCCCTGGAAGCTTCCCGAACTGGCGTGGAACACGGGGAATTACTGGATCAATCAGTATCCAATGTGGACGGACAAGGCGATCTCGACCGGCGAAGACACCACCATCCTCGAACGCTACGAGAAGTTCGCACCCGACTACTTCGAGGTCCTCGGCGAGTACGCGCTCCCGACACTCCTGTTCGCAGGACTCGGAACGGCACGCGCGATGTTGGGCGGCCTGGCTGCCGTATTCGGCCCGCTCCGGGAGCGATTCCCCCTCGATCCGCCCCGGAATCTCGTGCTATTTGGCGGCTACGCCGGGTTCGCTTCGGTGATCGGCTACCCGGCTGGGCTGGACATCTTCGGGCCCTGGAACGCCAGCCATCCCGTCGTGATCCTGGCGATTCCGGCCGCCGCGGGGCTAGGAACGGTCTATCGCTGGGGTCGCGAGAGCGTCCGCGAGCACGACGACCTCCAGGCGATCGCGGCTGGGCTGGTTCTGGTCGTCGTGTTGGGCCACGTCCTCGCGACGGCCGCCGGCGCGGCCTACGTCGCCGACACCGACTGGAACGACAACGGCCTCATCCAGTACGGCCAGCCCGCCGACGACTTCCGCGAAGAGGTCGACCGACTCGACCGGGTCGCTGCCCAAAACGAGGGCGTCGACGTGCTCGTCTACGGTTCGTATTTCTCCGGAAGTAGCAGTTCGGACTTCCTCCCCTCGTGTATCGGGTGGTTCGATAGCCTGCCGATGTCGTGGTATCTCCACAAATCGGGCGCGAACGTGACTTGCATCGAATCGAGCGCTGAACTGGGCACCATCGAGGACGACATGCCGCCGGTCGTGCTCACCCGGGCGGACGACGTGGCGGGGCTTCAGGAATCCGTCTCGGGCTCGGAGTACACGGTCTTCAGGATCCGGACGTACAACAGCGAGACGGTACTACTGTTCGACGAGAGCGCGATCGACCGCGGCGGCTGA
- a CDS encoding 5-(carboxyamino)imidazole ribonucleotide synthase: MITAPGPTLGVVGAGQLGRMLAEAAAPLGVDVVVSDPTEDAPAAPVARDQLVGGFEDPETFRELAERVDYLTFEIELVDPDVLWEISEETDTPVHPHPDTLALIEDKLVQKRRMAEAGIPVPAFFEVNGIQDVLDAAEEFGYPLMLKARKGGYDGRGNAAIYDRHGVEAALEVIDGPAMVEAYVEYERELAIMGVTGEDEIDTFPITETIHEEEILRETVSPARSDDETLERAREVARDVLEQMEGRGVYGIELFETPDGEILLNEIAPRPHNSGHWTIEGCVTSQFEQHVRAVLGWPLGSTERRSPTVSANILGDVEERQEATLYNLDRVLETDGCNLHYYGKDEVYPLRKMGHITQLGDDSGDPTQLLEATREVRDELTFRDG, translated from the coding sequence ATGATCACCGCACCAGGCCCGACGCTGGGCGTCGTCGGCGCCGGCCAGCTCGGACGGATGCTCGCCGAAGCTGCCGCACCGCTCGGCGTCGACGTCGTCGTCTCCGACCCGACCGAGGACGCACCGGCCGCCCCCGTCGCCCGTGACCAGTTGGTCGGCGGCTTCGAGGACCCCGAGACCTTCCGCGAACTCGCCGAGCGCGTCGACTACCTCACCTTCGAGATCGAACTGGTCGATCCCGACGTCCTCTGGGAGATCAGCGAGGAGACGGACACGCCGGTTCACCCCCATCCCGACACGCTCGCGCTCATCGAGGACAAACTCGTCCAGAAACGGCGGATGGCCGAGGCCGGCATTCCCGTGCCTGCGTTCTTCGAAGTCAACGGGATTCAGGACGTCCTCGACGCCGCCGAGGAGTTCGGCTATCCGCTCATGCTCAAAGCCCGCAAGGGTGGGTACGACGGTCGCGGGAACGCGGCGATCTACGACCGCCACGGTGTCGAGGCGGCGCTGGAAGTGATCGACGGCCCCGCGATGGTCGAGGCCTACGTCGAGTACGAACGCGAACTCGCGATCATGGGCGTCACAGGCGAGGACGAAATCGACACCTTCCCCATCACCGAGACGATCCACGAGGAGGAGATCCTCCGGGAGACGGTCTCGCCCGCCCGGAGCGACGACGAGACGCTGGAGCGTGCCCGCGAGGTCGCTCGGGATGTCCTCGAACAGATGGAAGGCCGCGGCGTCTACGGGATCGAACTCTTCGAGACGCCCGACGGAGAGATCCTGCTCAACGAGATCGCGCCCCGACCGCACAACTCCGGCCACTGGACGATCGAGGGCTGTGTGACCTCCCAGTTCGAACAGCACGTCCGCGCCGTGCTGGGCTGGCCGCTTGGCTCGACCGAGCGCCGCAGTCCGACCGTGAGCGCGAACATTCTCGGCGACGTCGAGGAGCGCCAGGAAGCCACGCTGTACAATCTCGACCGCGTGCTCGAAACCGACGGCTGCAATCTCCACTACTACGGCAAAGACGAGGTCTATCCGCTGCGCAAGATGGGTCATATCACGCAGCTCGGCGACGACAGCGGCGACCCGACCCAACTGCTCGAAGCGACCCGCGAGGTCCGGGATGAACTGACGTTCCGGGACGGGTAG
- a CDS encoding TrmB family transcriptional regulator, with protein sequence MSEREAVESLRTLGLSNYEAQVFVALQGLGSATAQAVSERSEVPRSQVYGAADDLAERGLVEVVESSPKTYRPVALSTARELLAERLEREKSRAFENLESIRTTDADPTGDQDVSTLRGRRPIDDRIATLVESAARTVVFVAPAGESLTDEIADALCGAANSGADVTVVTAESALKSRFGDTGVTVFVMSEDNPADFAGRALMVDDRTVLLAAETEDGPIEEEALWTGDSSIGRILAAFMRSGMESGRERESEGRP encoded by the coding sequence ATGAGCGAGCGCGAAGCGGTCGAGTCGCTGCGGACGCTGGGGCTGTCGAACTACGAGGCTCAGGTGTTCGTCGCGCTACAGGGGCTCGGCAGCGCAACGGCCCAGGCGGTCAGTGAGCGCTCCGAGGTCCCGCGGTCGCAGGTCTACGGCGCGGCCGACGACCTGGCCGAGCGCGGCCTCGTGGAGGTCGTGGAGTCCTCGCCCAAGACCTACCGGCCGGTCGCGCTCTCGACCGCCCGCGAGCTACTCGCGGAGCGACTCGAACGCGAGAAGTCGCGCGCCTTCGAGAACCTGGAGTCGATTCGAACAACCGACGCCGACCCAACCGGCGACCAGGACGTCTCGACGCTGCGGGGTCGGCGACCGATCGACGACCGGATCGCGACGCTGGTCGAGTCGGCAGCCCGGACCGTCGTCTTCGTCGCTCCCGCTGGCGAGTCACTGACCGACGAGATCGCCGACGCGCTGTGCGGTGCTGCCAACTCAGGGGCCGACGTGACCGTCGTCACCGCCGAGTCGGCCCTGAAATCGAGATTCGGCGACACCGGCGTGACGGTGTTCGTGATGTCAGAAGACAACCCCGCCGACTTCGCTGGACGGGCACTGATGGTGGACGATCGAACGGTGTTGCTGGCCGCCGAGACCGAAGACGGGCCGATCGAGGAAGAGGCGCTCTGGACCGGCGACTCCAGTATCGGGCGAATTTTGGCGGCGTTCATGCGCTCGGGGATGGAGTCCGGCCGCGAGCGCGAGTCTGAGGGGCGGCCGTAG
- a CDS encoding efflux RND transporter permease subunit: MTGRISERYAEWIAAHSKLTLLAVVVLTVLVGAGTTMGGAGSEDIGQFSVDSEETDALDFVQQNYGEDEGVAAQLVVRDENGNVLSREALLAGLRYQQTISEDETLSATLSERGFVGIENVVATAAVAQESGESAPTEAPSLDAQIEALESMDDAEFESLLAEVLDPDREVASGVDPYAFLPRDYTPGETQADSRLTLISQVDDSGEDGDPQAAYDAQVRMDELAEQRFGDAFVFGQGVSDDASSRATGDSFAIITPFALVLIVLVLGITYRDLLDIILAFVGIAVVMIWLAGLMGWLAIPMNVILIAVPFLLIGLSIDYALHVVMRYREARSGQLEAQSDDSRPSIRAGMALGLGSVALALAAATVSTGVGFLSNVVSPLPAIQDFAILSGGGILATFVAFGILLPALKIEVDGVVENRLGRSRAKPAFGVESGLANAALESVGRLTTKAPIAVVVVAILLATVGGYGATGIDTEFNQADFLPQDAPDWAKSLPGGLAPGTYTIAEDFEYLSDNFQLRGDSGQSQILLRGSVTDASVLSAIDNASQNVPAESSIQLRPDGRAAVEGPNTVVRDIASGNDTVRTLVDANDADGDGLPETNVSAVYAAVFAADPAAASEVMSRNDDGEITSARLLLSVRSAESAQTIAEDTRSFASGIEGSATGVSAVATGQAVSTAVIQDALLSTLVEAFAVTLVVILVFLMALFRARYGSWSLGVITLVPVVTSLAWLLGAMSALGIAFNSETAVITSLAIGLGVDYSIHAAERYMNEREKRDTLREALRRTITGTGGTLLASAATTAAAFGVLAFSLSPPLQRFGIVTGLAIVFAFVAVVTMLPGLLVVRERLFSEESFGS; encoded by the coding sequence ATGACCGGCCGCATCTCCGAACGGTACGCGGAGTGGATCGCGGCGCACAGCAAGCTCACGCTCCTGGCAGTCGTGGTACTGACGGTACTCGTCGGGGCTGGGACGACGATGGGCGGTGCAGGGAGCGAAGATATCGGCCAGTTCTCTGTCGATTCCGAAGAGACCGACGCGCTCGACTTCGTCCAGCAGAACTACGGCGAAGACGAGGGGGTTGCGGCCCAGCTGGTCGTCCGCGACGAGAACGGGAACGTGCTCTCGCGGGAGGCGCTGCTGGCGGGCTTGCGATACCAGCAGACAATCAGTGAGGACGAGACGCTCTCGGCGACGCTGAGCGAGCGTGGATTCGTCGGCATCGAGAACGTCGTCGCGACGGCCGCGGTGGCCCAGGAGTCCGGCGAGAGCGCGCCCACGGAAGCGCCGTCGCTGGACGCACAGATCGAAGCGCTCGAGTCGATGGACGACGCCGAGTTCGAGTCACTGCTCGCGGAGGTCCTCGACCCGGATCGTGAGGTTGCGAGTGGGGTCGACCCCTACGCGTTCCTCCCGCGGGACTACACGCCCGGAGAAACGCAAGCCGATTCGCGACTGACGCTCATCTCGCAGGTCGACGACAGCGGTGAGGACGGCGATCCACAGGCTGCCTACGACGCACAGGTGCGCATGGACGAACTGGCCGAGCAGCGGTTCGGGGACGCGTTCGTCTTCGGCCAGGGCGTCAGCGACGACGCCTCCTCACGGGCGACCGGTGACAGTTTCGCGATCATCACGCCGTTCGCGCTCGTGTTGATCGTCCTCGTCCTGGGGATCACCTACCGCGACCTGCTGGACATCATCCTGGCGTTCGTCGGGATCGCCGTCGTGATGATCTGGCTCGCGGGGCTGATGGGCTGGCTCGCGATCCCGATGAACGTCATCCTGATCGCCGTCCCGTTCCTGCTGATCGGGCTGAGCATCGACTACGCGCTGCACGTCGTGATGCGCTACCGCGAAGCTCGATCGGGCCAACTCGAAGCCCAGTCCGACGACTCCCGTCCGTCGATCCGGGCTGGGATGGCACTGGGGCTCGGGAGTGTCGCGCTCGCGCTCGCTGCCGCGACTGTCTCGACGGGCGTGGGCTTTCTCTCGAACGTCGTCAGTCCGCTCCCGGCGATCCAGGACTTCGCGATCCTCAGCGGCGGCGGCATCCTCGCGACGTTCGTCGCCTTCGGTATCTTGCTGCCCGCGCTGAAGATCGAGGTCGACGGGGTCGTCGAGAACCGACTCGGGCGGAGTCGCGCCAAACCGGCCTTCGGCGTCGAGAGCGGGCTCGCCAACGCGGCGCTCGAATCGGTCGGGCGACTCACCACGAAAGCACCGATCGCCGTCGTCGTGGTCGCGATCTTGCTCGCGACGGTCGGCGGCTACGGCGCGACCGGCATCGACACGGAGTTCAATCAGGCCGACTTCCTCCCCCAGGACGCGCCCGACTGGGCGAAGTCTCTCCCGGGAGGTCTCGCACCAGGAACGTACACCATCGCCGAGGACTTCGAGTACCTCAGCGACAACTTCCAGCTCAGGGGTGACAGCGGGCAGTCCCAGATCCTGTTACGCGGGTCAGTCACCGACGCGTCGGTACTGTCGGCGATCGACAACGCGAGCCAGAACGTGCCGGCCGAGAGTTCGATCCAGTTGCGACCCGACGGACGGGCCGCGGTCGAGGGGCCCAACACCGTCGTCCGTGATATCGCCAGCGGAAACGATACCGTCCGAACCCTCGTCGACGCCAACGACGCGGACGGCGACGGTCTCCCCGAGACGAACGTCAGCGCGGTATACGCGGCGGTGTTCGCGGCCGATCCCGCGGCGGCGTCGGAGGTCATGAGTCGCAACGACGACGGCGAGATCACGTCCGCGAGACTGCTACTTTCGGTCCGAAGCGCCGAGTCGGCCCAGACGATCGCCGAGGACACTCGGTCTTTTGCCAGCGGTATCGAAGGAAGTGCGACGGGTGTGAGCGCAGTGGCGACCGGCCAGGCGGTCTCGACAGCAGTCATTCAGGACGCCCTGCTCTCGACGCTCGTCGAGGCGTTCGCCGTGACGCTGGTCGTGATCCTGGTGTTCCTGATGGCCCTGTTCAGAGCCCGATACGGTTCGTGGTCGCTCGGGGTGATCACCCTCGTCCCGGTCGTGACCTCGCTGGCGTGGCTGCTCGGGGCGATGTCGGCACTCGGAATCGCCTTCAACAGCGAGACTGCGGTGATCACGAGTCTCGCGATCGGGCTCGGCGTCGACTACAGCATCCACGCCGCCGAGCGCTACATGAACGAACGCGAGAAGCGCGACACCCTCCGCGAGGCGCTCCGGCGGACGATCACCGGCACCGGCGGGACGCTGCTGGCCAGTGCTGCGACGACCGCCGCGGCGTTCGGGGTCCTGGCGTTTTCGCTCTCGCCACCGCTGCAGCGCTTTGGCATCGTGACCGGGCTGGCGATCGTCTTCGCGTTCGTCGCCGTCGTCACGATGTTGCCCGGCTTGCTGGTCGTCCGCGAGCGCCTGTTCAGCGAGGAATCGTTCGGGTCCTAG
- the purE gene encoding 5-(carboxyamino)imidazole ribonucleotide mutase has translation MTTADSVQSLIDQLHEQAEMDVPDEATPDVGIVMGSDSDLATMAGGKGKRPGAYAALADELGFEEQTDYTDAPEARFTFETFVVSAHRTPELMYAYAETAEDRGLDVIIAGAGGKSADLPNMTASIAYPLPVIGVPVQEKSVDSVIGMPQGAPITAVDAGKSFNAALTAAQILSRQHEEIRERLVDYHDGLQEGVGDVSRDLHELGTPGFKAEYWDR, from the coding sequence ATGACTACTGCAGACAGCGTCCAGTCGCTGATCGACCAGTTACACGAACAGGCCGAGATGGACGTCCCCGACGAAGCGACCCCCGACGTGGGCATCGTCATGGGATCGGATTCTGACCTGGCGACGATGGCCGGCGGGAAGGGCAAGCGCCCGGGGGCATACGCCGCGCTCGCCGACGAACTCGGCTTCGAAGAACAGACCGACTACACCGACGCGCCCGAGGCTCGGTTCACCTTCGAGACGTTCGTCGTCTCCGCGCATCGGACGCCCGAACTCATGTACGCCTACGCCGAGACTGCCGAGGATCGCGGGCTGGACGTCATCATCGCCGGAGCGGGTGGGAAGTCAGCCGATCTGCCGAACATGACCGCCTCGATCGCCTACCCCCTTCCTGTGATCGGCGTGCCCGTCCAGGAGAAGTCCGTCGATTCGGTGATCGGGATGCCCCAGGGCGCGCCCATCACCGCCGTCGACGCCGGCAAGTCGTTCAACGCGGCCCTCACCGCAGCACAGATCCTCTCGCGACAACACGAGGAGATCCGCGAGCGACTGGTCGACTATCACGACGGACTGCAGGAAGGGGTCGGCGATGTCTCGCGAGACCTCCACGAACTCGGGACACCCGGATTCAAAGCCGAGTACTGGGATCGATGA